Part of the Roseomonas sp. OT10 genome, GGCGGGCGATACGCTGTCCGTCACGGTCGGCGGCACCACCCACACCTTCGAGATCAGCGACGGCACCACCGCCCTCGCCACCACGCCGACGGCGACCAACAAGGTCTATGACGTCCAGACCACGGCGGCCGACTCGCCGCTGACCGTGGTGTCCAAGCTGATCACCCGCATGCAGGGTGAGGGCCTGGACGCGCAGCTCGACACCAACGGCGCGCTGGTCATTCGTGGCAACGCCACGGCGGTGACGGCCACCTTCGCCTCCGGCGGCGCGACGGTCTCGACGGTGCCGACCGGCACGGCCGCGATCACCGCGATCGAGGGCGCGATCGACCTGATGGGCACCCGCCTCGCCTCCATCGGCGCCAGCCTGCGCCAGGTCGAGGGGCTGTCCGAGTTTACGGTGAAGCTGAACGACTCCATCAAGGAGGGCCTCGGCGCCCTGGTGGATGCCGACCTGGCGGAGGAGAGCGCACGGCTGACCAGCCTGCAGACCAAGCAGCAGTTGGCCACGCAGAGCCTCTCCATCGCCAACCAGCAGAGCCAGACGCTGCTCAGCCTGTTCCGCGGCTGAGTGCGGCGGGGACGGGGCGGCGCCCCGTCCCCGGCCCGCGGCCTTGGCAGGGTTCGCCGCGCAGGCCCGGGTTGGCGTCCGGACAAGCGGATGGCCGCTTCCGGGCGGAGCAGAAGCAGGAGAGCCGCATGAGCGTTTCGCGATACGCCCGCAACCAGGATGCCAGCGCCTCGCCGCGCGACATCGAGCTGCGCGCCTTCCGCTACGTCAACGGCCTGCTCGCCGCGGCCCCCGAGCGGGGCGCCGCGCGGGCCGTGGCCCTGAACAAGGCCTATCGCCTCTGGTCCATCCTGCTGGCCGACCTGCTGGGCCCCGGCAACGGGCTGGAGCCGGGGCTCAAGGGGAAGCTGGTCTCGCTCGGCCTCTGGGCGCAGCGGGAATGCCTGGCCCGGACGGAGGATGCGGCGGGGCTGGAGCCGCTGGTCGCCCTGCACCGCGACATGATCGAGGCGCTGGAGAGCCAGCCCCACCACGCCGCGCCTGCCGCCAGGCCGGCCGCCGCCTTCGTGCCGGCCGTGGCCTGACATGCTGGACGGGATCGGCAGCGCCCTGGCCTGGACGATCTTCCAGCGCCAGGGGGAGGCGCTGCAGGACCGCTTCGAGGCGCAGAAGGACAACACCCGCGACGTCGCGCGCTTCCGGGAGATGGCGGCCAAGATCACCTCCGTCGAGGAGCTGCTGAAGGACCGCCGCAGCCTCTCCATGGTGCTCGAAGCCTTTCAGCTTGAGGACGAGATCGACAAGAAGGCGCTGCTCCGCAAGCTGATGACGCAGGATCCGGGCGCGGAGACCAGCCTGGCCAACCGCCTCACCGACTCCCGCTACCGCCAGCTCGCCGCCGCCTTCGGCGGGCGCACCGACGCGCCGCTGGGCAAGGCCGCCCTGGTGGACAGCCTGATCGACAAGGCCCTGACCAACCGCTTCGAGAAGGCCGCGGGCGACGGCAATGCCGGCCTGCGGGAGGCGCTGTACTTCAAGCGCCAGATCGGCGACGTGACCAGCATCGCCGGGCTGATGGGCGACAAGGCGCTGACCGCCGTGGTGAAGGGGGCGCTGAACCTACCCGACAGCTTCGGCCTGCTGGACTACGACCAGCAGAAGGCGATCCTGACGAAGCGGGTCGATACCGGGGATTTCTCGGACCCGAAGGCGGTGCGCAAGATGGTACAGCGCTACCTCACCGCACAGGATGCCAGCAGCACGAGTCAGTCGCCCGTCCTGTCGCTGTTCAACGGCGATGGTGGCACGTCCGGGCTGATGAGCCTGATCGGCAGGAAGCTCTCCGTCTCCCTTTAACGGGGACGGAGAGCGCCGGACGCGGCGTCAGAAGGGCAGCTTGAAGCCGCCCAGCCCGCCGCCCATGCCGGGGATGTTCAGCCCGGCGGTGGCCTTCTGCATCTCCTCGGCCATCATCGCCTCCACCTTCGCCTTGGCGTCGGCATGGGCGGCGATGAGCAGATCCTCCAGCACCTCGCGCTCCTCGGCGGCCATCAGCGACGGGTCGATGGCCACGCGCTTCATGTCGCCCTTGCCGGACAGCGTGACCTTGACCATGCCGGCGCCGGCCTGGCCCTCGATCGTCTCGGCCTCCAGCTTCGCCTGCATCTCCTGCATCTTGGCCTGCATGGACTGGGCCTGCTTCAGCATCTGGGAGAGGTTCTTCATGGGTCCGGGTCCTGTGGTTGGTCGTCGAGGTCGTCCAGGGTGACGCCCTCCGCATCCGGCGGGGCGAAGTCGCGGCCATCCTCCTCCGCTTCGGCGAGGGCGGTCGGCGGCAGGCCGTAATCGTCGAGCGCGCTGTCGCGCAGCGCCCTGATCTCGGCCTCCGGAAACACGGTGAAGATGGCCTGCACCAGCGGGTGGGTCCGGGCCGCCTCCAGCCCGTCCGCCGCGGCGGCGCGGCTCTGCTCGGCGATGGTCGGCTCGCCGGGCGCGTTGGACAACGCCACGATCCAGCGCAGCCCGGTGGTCTCGGCCAGCAGCGCGGTGAGCTGGGCGGCGAGGTCGCGCGGCGCGTCCGGCCGGGGACGCAGCTCGATCCGCCCGCCCTGCGGCGTCTTCGTGAAGGAGACGAGGTGGACCGCCTGCACCAGGTCGGAATGCAGGCGCGGCCGGCGGCCGGCGGCCAGCGCCACCACCTCGCGGAAGGAGCCGGGCTGGGGCGCCGGCGCCGCCTCCTGCTCCGGCGGGGCCACCGGCTCGGGCGCCGGCGCGGGGGCGCCGTTGGCCACGGCGCGGGGCGCCTCGGGCAGCATCGCCGTGGCCGCCGACAGGGCGACCGGTCCGGTCCCGGCGGCGGGCAGCGGCCTGCCGGCCGGGGCCGACGTCGCCGCACCGGCGGGCGCCCCCCCGGCCGGGGCCGGCATCCCGCCCCGGCCGTTCGGCACCCCGGCCGGCGCGGCCCCGTCGGAGAGGCGGCGCAGGATCTCGCCCGGGGTCGGCATCTCCGCGACATGGGCGAGGCGGATCAGCACCATCTCCGCCGCCGCGCGGCGGTCGGGGGCGAGCGCCACCTCCTCCAGCCCCTTCAGCAGCATCTGCCAGGCCCGGCCCAGCACGGGGATGGGCACCGCCTGGGCCAGCGCCCCGCCGCGACGGCGCAGCTCCTCCGGCAGTGCGGGGTCGTCGCGCAGGGCGGGAAGGCTGCGCATCCGGGTGACCTGGTGCACCGCCTCCGCGAGGTCGGCGAGCATCACCCCGCCATCCGCCCCCGCCTCGTGCGCCCGATCCATGGCGGCCAGCGTGGCGGGCAGGTCACCGCGCAGCACCGCCTCCAGCACGTCCAGCACCAGGGTGCGGTCGGCGAGGCCCAGCATGTCGCGCACGGCCACGGCCTCGACCGGGCGGCCCGGCTCGGCGAGCGCGATCGCCTGGTCCAGCAGCGAGAGCCCGTCGCGGGCGGAGCCGTCGGCGGCGCGGGCGATCATCGCCAGCGCCTCGGACTCCAGCGCCGCCCCCTCCTTCTCCGCGATCCGGGAGAACAGGGTGGAGAGCTCCGCCTGCGACATGCGGCGCAGGTGGAAGGTCTGGCAGCGCGAGAGGATGGTCGCCGGGACCTTGCGCAGCTCCGTGGTGGCGAAGATGAAGCGGACCGCCGGCGGCGGCTCCTCCAGCGTCTTCAGCAGCGCGTTGAAGGCCGGTCCGGAGAGCATGTGGACCTCATCCAGGATGAAGACCTTGCTCCGCCCCTGCACCGGCCGGAAGCGCACCAGCTCGCGCAGCTCCCGGACATTGTCCACGCCGTTGTTGGAGGCGGCGTCCAGCTCCATCACATCCGGATGCCGGTCCGCCAGGATGGCGCGGCAATTGTCGCAGACGCCGCAGGGATCGACGGTCGGCCCGCCCTTGCCGTCCGGCCCGGTGCAGTTCAGCGCGCGGGCGATGATGCGGGCGGTGGTGGTCTTCCCCACGCCCCGGATGCCGGTGAGCATGAAGGCATGCGCCACCCGGTCCTGGGCGAAAGCGTTGCGCAGGGTGCGGACCATCGCATCCTGCCCCACCAGGTCTGCGAAGGTGGTCGGCCGGTACTTCCGCGCCAGCACGCGATAGGGCTGGGCGGGCGCGACATCGGGCGGCGTCGCGGCCACGGGTGGCGCGGCGGAGGGCGCCGGCGGCGCGGGGTCGCCGAACAGGCCCGGCCCGTCCATCGGCGGCTCGGGGATCTCATCCGCCGGATCGTCAGGGTGGAAGGAGGAGGTGTCGCTGGGCATCCGGTCCGGCGGCTGGAAGTTCGGCCGGCGCGGTGGAAGACCGACACACGACCCGGGCGGAAACTCGTTGCGGCTGCTTCCTTCCGGACCTGACCGGGTTGGCGAGGCGCCCGTCCGCGGCCGGCCTTCCGGGGCGGAATATGGTCCGGCTGGGCCGCCGGGGCAACCGGGGACGCCCGATCTTCCGGCAGCACAGCCCCGGCGCCGGCCTCACCGCCCCCTGCCCGCGCCCTCCTGCCGCAGCACGGACGCCCCCGGGGCGCTCCGCGAGGCCCGGCAAAGCCAGCCGGCGACGGCGCCCGCGATCCGAGGGCGCTCAATCCCCAGCACCATGGCGGCCTGAACGGCCGCAGACGCTGCCCGGCCATATTACAACGGACGGCGGGATGCCCTGATCCGCGCCGGCGCGGGGGGGCGCCCGTGGCCCGGGGGCAAGGCTCTGCCTCGCCCCCGATACCCCCACTCCGCCAGGACCCTGCGGGCCCTGGACCCAAAGGGCGCTGCCGCGGGACAGCCGGACACGGGGTCGCGGCGCCGAGGAGCATAGCTCCTCGGCGGGTACGAGGTCCGCTCGCGCTGACACCTTCTGGATTTCTTCTGGAGTCCCGCCTGTCCGCGTTCCGTCAGGGTTGAGCCCGCAGGCTGACGCCCACCGCGTAGAGCCAGACTCCCAGCGGGGACCGGGGCCCGCTTGTGGCCCCGGCAGGGGAGGGTCTGGGAGGGGACGGCGTCCCCTCCCGGTCCGACGCCCGGACACCACAGCACCACGGGGCACGTCATCCCCCCGTCCGTATCAGAATCAGACGCGCAGGATGCTCACCGTGTCGCCGTTCAGGTCTTCGACCGGCGGCTGGCCACGCGGCGCCATGCGGGCCTTGTTGGTGACGTAGGCGAGACCGGATCGGCGGTCGACCGCCACCGTGTTCGGATGCGTGCCCGTTTCCAGCTGGGCCAGCACCGTCAGCCCGCGCGCATCGACGACGCTCACGGTCCCGGCGCCGCGATTCGCCACGTAGGCCAGCGCCCCGTCTCCCGAGAGGGTGACGCCGAGCGCCCCGGCGCCCGTCTCCAGGGCCTTGACCGGGCTGCCCGAGGCGGCGTCGAGGATGGCGAGCTGCCCGCTCTTCTGGTTGGTGCAGAAGAGGCGGCCGCTGGCCGGGTCGAAGGCCAGGTTGATCGGCCCCTCGCCGCCCGAGGCGAAGCGGCGCACCCCGGCCTTCCGCGACAGGCTGACCTCGACGATCTCGTTCGTCTGCAGGGCCGTGGCGAAGAGGCGGTCGCCCGCGGGGTCGTAGGCGAGGCCGGTGATGCCGCCATCCAGCCCCTCGGTGATGGTCCCGGCAATGGTCCTGGCGGCGGTGTCGACCACCCAGATCGCGCTCGGCTTGCCCCGCGCGCCGAAGACGCTGACGAAGGCCCGGTCGTGCGCCTCGTCCGCCACCACCTGGCGGACATGCGCGCCCTCCTCGGCGCCGATCCGGGCCGTCACCGTGCCGCTGCGGAGGTCGATCGCCAGCAGCTTGCCGTCGCGCGTGGCGGTGCCCAGCAGCGTCCCGGAGCGGTCGTTCACCGCGAGGCCGAAGGCCGGATCGTCGCCCAAGGCGATGGCCGAGCGCACGTCCAGGGTGCGCGGGTCGAGGCCAAGGATCTTCGCCTCGTTGGCGCCACGCGGGCCGGTGGCGGCGACATGGACCAGCCCGGTGGTGGTGCTGACGACGATCTCGTACAGGCCGGGCGCGATCCGGGCCGTCTTCTCCACCAGCGGGGCGGCCCGCAGGGGCGAGGCGCGCAGGGCCAGCCCCGCCGCCCCGAGGAAGGCCAGGGCGCTGCGGCGCGACAAGGCGGGGGCGGAGCGACAGGCGCTCGGATCGACGGCCGGCATGCCGGGCCTCCTTAAGGTCTTGGCTTCCGCATCCGGCCACATCGCCCGCCACGGCGGGGCCCCGTGGCCCCAGCGGAGGAAGCTACCAAACGCGAATGGATATCATTAGCTCTCGTCGGAGGGCCGGGGCAATGCCGCCTGGCCCGGGGCAGCCGCGCGGGCAGGGCGCGGCCGGCATGCTTGTGCGGCCGGGGTGGCTCTGCGACAAGCTGCTGCGACTGCCTCACATTATTGCTTCCAGGGCACGGGACGCGCGGCGGAGAGACGAATGCGGGACGAGGCTGCAGCACGAGGCGACGCTTCTCGCCCTGCCCTGTCGCGACGACTGCTGCTACGGGGCGCGGCCGCCCTGCCCGCCGCTCCGCTCGCGCGTCCCGCTCTGGCGCAGGCCGTGGCACCTCTGCGCATCGGCCTCATCACCTCCCTCACCGGCCCCTTTGCCTCGCTGGGCGCCAGCCTGCAGGCGGGGGTGCAGCTGCTCGTCTCGCAGTCCGGGGGCCGCTTCGCCGGGCGGACGGTGGAGCTGCTGGTGGAGGACGACCAGGCCAGGCCCGACGAGGGCGTGCGCAAGGCGCGCAAGCTGCTCGGGCAGGACCGGGTGGCGGTGCTCTGCGGCGTCATCAGCTCCGGCGTCGCCCTCGCGCTGCGCGACGTGGTCACCGAGGCGAAGGTGCCGACCTTCCTGCTCGGCTCGGCCAACGACCTCGCGCGCAAGGCCGCCAGCCCCTGGATCGTCCGCCCGACCAAGACGAACTGGATGCTGGGCGATACCGCCGCCCGCTGGACCCATGAGCGGCTAGCCGCGCCGCGGGTGCTGACCGTCGGCTCGGACTACGCGGCAGGTCGGGAGTTCGTCGGCGACTTCGCCCAGACCTACCAGCGGCTCGGCGGCCGGCTGGGCCGGCAGCTCTGGACGCCGCTGGGCAGTGCCGATTTCGGCCCGCTGCTGACCACCATCGCCGCCGAGCGGCCGGCGGCGGTCTATGGCTTCTTCGCCGGCAGCGACGCGGTGCGCTTCCTGCGGCAGTGGAAGGAGTACCGGCTGGCCGGCCGCGTGCCGCTGATCGGCGCGGGGGCCTTCTTCGACCAGGAGGACGTGCTGCCGGCGGTGGGCGATGCCGCGCTGGGGGCGCTCAACACCTTCCACCAATCCCCGACGGCGCCCGCGGCGGAGACCTTCCGCCGGGCCTACATGGCCTCGGGCGGCCCCCTGCCCGGCGAGTTCAGCACCAGCGGCTATGTCTGCGGCCAGGTGATCCGGGCGGCGCTGGAGCGCGCGGCGGGTGACCTCGCGGATTGGGAGAAGGCGCGCCAGGCCCTGTTCGCCGCGCCGGTGGACACCGCCTTCGGCCGCATGCCCTTCGATCCCCGCAACGGTCAGGCGATCCTCGACATCCACGTGAACGAGGTGCGCCGCGGCCCGGAGGGCGCGATGGTCAACACGGTCGTCCATACCTACGAGGCGGTGCGCGACCCGGGCCCCGAGGCCTGAGCGGCGCGGGGATGGCCTATGCCCTCGTCCAGCTCCTGAACGCGCTGTCCTTCTCGGCGCTGCTGCTGCTGACGGGGCTGGGCCTGTCCGTCGTGCTCAGCCTGATGAATTTCCTGAACCTGGCGCACGGCTCCTTCTACCTGCTGGGCAGCTACGTCGCGATCCTCTGGTTCGCCTCCGGCGCACCGTGGTGGCTGGCCTTCCCGGCCGCGTTCCTCGCGACGGGGCTGGCGGGCGCGCTGCTGGAGCGCACGCTGTTCCGCCGCTTCTATGGCCGCACCCACCTGATGCAGGTGCTGCTGACCTATGGCCTCTCCGTCGTCTTCGCCGACCTGATGCGCTGGGGCTTCGGGGCGCAGATCCTCTCGCCCACCCTGCCGGAGGCGCTGCAGGGGGTGGTCTTCCTCCTGGACATGCCCTTCCCCGTCTACCGCCTCTTCCTCATCGCCGCGGGTACCGTGCTCGCGCTGCTGCTCTGGCTGCTGCTGGACCACACCCTCTGGGGCGCCGCGATCCGCGCCTCCGTCGACGACCGCGGCGTGGTCGAGACGCTGGGCCTCGACACCGGCCGCCTCTTCACGGCCGTCTCCGTGCTCGCGACCGGGCTGGGGGGGATCAGCGGCGCCCTGGGGGCGGGCATGCTGGCCGCCTATCCCGGGCTGGACGAGGAGGTGCTGATCCTCGCCCTGGTCACGGTGGTGGTCGGCGGGCTCGGCACCTTCCGCGGCACCGTCGCCAGCGCCCTGGTGGTCGGCTTCACCCTGACCTTCAGCCGGGTGTGGTTCCCGGAATTCGCGAACGTCGCAGCCTTCTCGGCCATGGCCGTCCTGCTGCTGCTGCGCCCGCAAGGGCTGGTCGCACCGCGGCTGCGGCAGGTGTGACGGCCTTGCCCGACCGGCATCCGCACGGGCCGTCACCCGCCAGGGGGAAAAGCGCCGCCTTTCCCCCCGCCCCCCCTCTCCGCCAGGGGCAGAGCCCCTGGCCCCCCCTTTCACGGACGCGTCGGCACGCCGGGGAGCATCGCTCCCCGGCGACTGTGACCGCAGCGAGCGCGGCCTTTGCTTCCACTTCGGCGCCCCGCCTGTCCGCGCTTTCCAGGGGTTCAGCCTGCGGGCTGGCCCCTGCCGCGCGGAGCCAGACTCCCAGCGGGGTCCGGGGCCCGCTCGTGGCCCCGGCGGAGGGGGGGCCAGAGGCGAGGCAGCGCCTCCCCCCGGTCCACCGCCAGCCACAGCCGCACCGCAAGCCCGCCGGGTCCCGGTCGCCACACGCATGAGAGCCCGGAGGGCCGTGTCGTGTGCGTTCCGCCACCGTCGGAGGACCGGAATCACGGCAGTCCTGGCCGTCGTGCTGGCAGCGCCGGCGCTTCTGGCGGATGGCTACCAGCTGCGTTTCCTGGCCGAGATCCTCATCCTCGGCACGGCGGTGCTGAGTCTCGACCTGCTGGTGGGCTTCGGCGGCTTGGTTTCGCTCGGCCATGCGGCGGTGTTCGGCACGGCGGCCTATGCCGCGGCGCTGACGGCCCTGGCGCTGGGCGGGGAGCTGCCGGTGGTGCTGGCCGCCGGCATCCTGACCGGCATCGCGATGGGCGGGGCGATGGGGCTGGTGATCGCGCGCACGTCCAGCCTCTTCCTGCTGATCCTGACCCTGCTGCTCGGCCAGATCGCCTGGGAGGTCGCCTTCCACTGGCGCGCGGTGGCGGGCGGCGCGGACGGGCTGCGCGGCCTGCCGGCGCTCTCCCTTGGCCCCTGGGGCCTGGGCGACGCCCGGGCGCTGTACCTGCTGTCCGGCGGGCTGGCCCTGGCCGGTTGGGGCGTCGCGCGCTCCTTCGTCGTGGCGCCGGTCGGGCGCGCCCTGGTGGGGGCGCGGGAGCAGCCGGTCCGGATGGCCGCGCTGGGCTACGACCTGCCGCGCCTGCGCCTCCTCGCCATGCTGGCGGCCGGGGGCATCGCCGGGGCGGCGGGGGCGCTGCACCCCTTCGTGAACCTTTATATCGGGCCGCAGAGCCTGCACTGGACGCTTTCCGCCACGCTGATCGTCATGCTGGTGATCGGCGGCGTCGGCTCCCTCTGGGGCGCCTATCTCGGCTGTGCCGTCTACCTGACGATCCAGACCCATCTCAGCTCCTACACCGAGCGCTGGCAGCTGGTGGTCGGGCTCGTCTTCGTGGCGACGGTGCTGCTGCTGCCTGAGGGGCTCGCCAGCGGCCTGCGGCATCTCGCCAGGCGCCTGTGGGGGAGCGGGCCGGCGTGACGGCGCTGCTGGAGCTGTCGGGCCTCGGCAAGCGCTTCGGCGCCTTCCAGGCCCTGGAGGGGGTGAGCCTGACGGTGGAGGAGGGCGAGACGCTCGGCCTCATCGGGCCGAACGGCGCCGGCAAGACCACGCTGTTCAACATCGTCACCGGCTTCCTCCGTGCCGATGCGGGGGCGCTCCGCTATGCCGGGGAGGCGATCGACGCCCTGCCCCCCGCCCGCCGCGCCGCGCTGGGGCTGGTTCGGACCTTCCAGCGGGCCATGGTCTTCCCCGTGCTGAGCGTGCGGGAGAACATCGCCATGGCGGCCCGGCAGCGGGCCGGGGACGGGCTGCGCTGGATCGGCGCGCGTCCTGCGCTGCGGGCGGCGGAGGCGCGGGCGGACCGGCTCCTCGCCGAGAGCGGCCTCGCCCGGCACGGGGCGGAGCGCCTGGCTGAGCTCTCCCACGGCGAGCAACGCATCGTGGACGTGCTGATCGCCCTGGCCCTGGAGCCGCGCCTGCTGCTGCTGGACGAGCCGACGGCGGGGCTGGGGCGCGGCGAGGCGGACCGGCTGCTGGAGATCGTGCGGCGGCACGACGCGCGCACCGCCATCATCCTCGTCGCCCATGACATCGATGTCGTCTTCCGGCGCTGCGACCGCATCGCGGTGCTGAGCCTGGGGCGGCTGCTGTGCTGCGGCCCGCCGGAGGCGGTTCGGCAGGACGCCGCCGTGCGGGCCGCCTATCTCGGGGCGATGGCCGGGGGATGAGCACCGCCGCGCTGCCGCCGCTCGCGCTCTCCGGCCTCTCGGCGGGGTATGGTCCGGCCGGGGTGCTGCGCGGCGTGACCCTGGCGGTCGGACCCGGCGAGGCCGTGGCGGTGCTGGGCCGCAACGGCGCCGGCAAGACGACGCTGGTGAACGCCGTCTTCAACCTCGGCCCCCGCCTCGGCGGGACGGTGCGGGTGATGGGGCGGGACGTGACGGGCTGGCCCACCCACCGCATCGCGCGACTCGGCCTCGCCCTGGTGCCGCAGGGACGCGGCGTCTTCCCGGACCTGACGGTATGGGAGAACCTGCGCCTCGCGACCCTGCGCCTCGCGACCCTGCGCCGCCGCCCGGGGCCCTGGACGCCGGAGCGCGTCCTGGCGGCCTTCCCGCGCCTGGCCGAGCGCCGGGCGGCCTTCAGCAGCTCGCTCAGCGGCGGCGAGCGCCAGCTCCTCGCCATCGGCCGCGCCCTGCTCGCCCAGCCGCGCCTGCTGGTGCTGGACGAGCCGAGCGAGGGGCTGGCGCCGCTGATGGCCGAGGCGATCATCGTCGAGACGGTCGGGCGGCTGGTGGCCGAGGGGCTGGCCGTCCTGCTGGCGGAGCAGAACCTCGCCCTGGCCCTGCGCCTCTGTCCCCGCGCCGTGGTGCTGGCCCGGGGCGGCGTGGCCTTCGACGGGCCGGGGCCCCGCCTGCTGGCCGATCGGGCCCTGCTGGAGGAGCACCTGGGCGTATAGGCGCCCCTCAGCCCCGGTCGCGCACCAGCGGGCTGGTGGAACAGTGGATGCCGCCGCCGCCCAGATAGACCCGGTCATAGGCGACCAGCCGCACGGAGATGCCGGCGCGGTCCAGCGCCTCCTGCGTGCGCGGCCCCACCTTGTCGCTCATCAGCACGCGGCCCGGCGCGACGGCCAGGCAGTTGATCGCCCAGGACGGGTCCTCGTGGTTCAGGGGGATCATGCGGATGCCCAGGCGCTTCATCTCCTCCATGAAGGTGAAGGGCAGGATCACCGGGTTCACCAGCGCCACGTCGTGGGAGAGCATCACCAGCGCGCCGTCGATATGCAGGCGGTAGCCGGGGATCTGCACCCGGATCAGCCGCGTGCCCTGCACCGCCAGCACCTCCTCCAGCTGCCGCGCCCCCTCCTCGTTCACGCGCGAGGACACGCCGACCACGGCGACGTCGGGGCGCAGGTAGGCGAAGGACCCGCCCTCCAGCAGGCCGGTACCGTGGATGGTGCGCAGGATGGGCATGCCCAGCGCGGCCAGCGTCTCCGTCACCGGCTGCTCCTCGCCGCGCCGGATGCGCGGGCCCATGCGCGTCACCACCGCGCCGCCATCCACCGCGATGCAGGAATCGCGCGTGTAGACCGTCTTGTGCCGCCCCTTCGCCGCGCGCCTGAGGTAGACCACCTCCACCCCCTCGTCGCGCAGGGCTTCGGCCAGCGCGTCGTGCTGGGCCTGCTGCTCGGCCAGCGTCGGGATCTCCGTGCCGCGCCAGTAGGCGCCGCTCTCCGGATCGCCATAGGCGTTCAGCTCCGGGATGCGCGGGAGGGTCTCCACCACCGCCATCTCCTCGCCCGGCCGGTGCATCAGCACCACCCGCAGCCGCCCCACGTCATCCGCGCAGCCCCAGCGCCGGCCCCAGCCCGAGACCTGCTCGGACTCCGCGGTGAAGGCTGGCTCCGCCTCGCTGGCGAAGCGTTCGATCAGCATGTTGTAGCGGTGGTCGAACTCACTCATGGCCCGGGCCATGGCGTTCCTCCTGTCCTGTTGTCGCGCTCGTTTCCGGGGGCCGGCGTCACGCCTCCCGCCGCCGCCGCAGCGCCAGATCGGCCAGCAGCAGCAGCACCGTGACCGCCACCAGCAGCACGGCGACGGCGGCCATGGCGGGGTCGAGGTTCTCGTTGATCCCGTCCCAGATCTTGCGCGGCAGGGTGAAGACGTTGCGGGAGGCGATGAAGAGCACGATCACCAGCTCGTCCCAGGAATGGATGAAGGCGAAGATCGCGCCGGAGACGATGCCCGGCAGGATGCGTGGCAGGATCACCCAGCGCAGCGTCTGCCCCAGGCTGGCCCCCATCCCGCGCGAGGCCTGTTCCAGCCGCCCGTCGAAAGCGGCCAGCGCGGTGGAGACGGTGACGATGACATAGGGG contains:
- a CDS encoding ABC transporter ATP-binding protein, with the protein product MTALLELSGLGKRFGAFQALEGVSLTVEEGETLGLIGPNGAGKTTLFNIVTGFLRADAGALRYAGEAIDALPPARRAALGLVRTFQRAMVFPVLSVRENIAMAARQRAGDGLRWIGARPALRAAEARADRLLAESGLARHGAERLAELSHGEQRIVDVLIALALEPRLLLLDEPTAGLGRGEADRLLEIVRRHDARTAIILVAHDIDVVFRRCDRIAVLSLGRLLCCGPPEAVRQDAAVRAAYLGAMAGG
- a CDS encoding YncE family protein → MPAVDPSACRSAPALSRRSALAFLGAAGLALRASPLRAAPLVEKTARIAPGLYEIVVSTTTGLVHVAATGPRGANEAKILGLDPRTLDVRSAIALGDDPAFGLAVNDRSGTLLGTATRDGKLLAIDLRSGTVTARIGAEEGAHVRQVVADEAHDRAFVSVFGARGKPSAIWVVDTAARTIAGTITEGLDGGITGLAYDPAGDRLFATALQTNEIVEVSLSRKAGVRRFASGGEGPINLAFDPASGRLFCTNQKSGQLAILDAASGSPVKALETGAGALGVTLSGDGALAYVANRGAGTVSVVDARGLTVLAQLETGTHPNTVAVDRRSGLAYVTNKARMAPRGQPPVEDLNGDTVSILRV
- a CDS encoding ABC transporter substrate-binding protein encodes the protein MAPLRIGLITSLTGPFASLGASLQAGVQLLVSQSGGRFAGRTVELLVEDDQARPDEGVRKARKLLGQDRVAVLCGVISSGVALALRDVVTEAKVPTFLLGSANDLARKAASPWIVRPTKTNWMLGDTAARWTHERLAAPRVLTVGSDYAAGREFVGDFAQTYQRLGGRLGRQLWTPLGSADFGPLLTTIAAERPAAVYGFFAGSDAVRFLRQWKEYRLAGRVPLIGAGAFFDQEDVLPAVGDAALGALNTFHQSPTAPAAETFRRAYMASGGPLPGEFSTSGYVCGQVIRAALERAAGDLADWEKARQALFAAPVDTAFGRMPFDPRNGQAILDIHVNEVRRGPEGAMVNTVVHTYEAVRDPGPEA
- a CDS encoding DNA polymerase III subunit gamma/tau, producing MPSDTSSFHPDDPADEIPEPPMDGPGLFGDPAPPAPSAAPPVAATPPDVAPAQPYRVLARKYRPTTFADLVGQDAMVRTLRNAFAQDRVAHAFMLTGIRGVGKTTTARIIARALNCTGPDGKGGPTVDPCGVCDNCRAILADRHPDVMELDAASNNGVDNVRELRELVRFRPVQGRSKVFILDEVHMLSGPAFNALLKTLEEPPPAVRFIFATTELRKVPATILSRCQTFHLRRMSQAELSTLFSRIAEKEGAALESEALAMIARAADGSARDGLSLLDQAIALAEPGRPVEAVAVRDMLGLADRTLVLDVLEAVLRGDLPATLAAMDRAHEAGADGGVMLADLAEAVHQVTRMRSLPALRDDPALPEELRRRGGALAQAVPIPVLGRAWQMLLKGLEEVALAPDRRAAAEMVLIRLAHVAEMPTPGEILRRLSDGAAPAGVPNGRGGMPAPAGGAPAGAATSAPAGRPLPAAGTGPVALSAATAMLPEAPRAVANGAPAPAPEPVAPPEQEAAPAPQPGSFREVVALAAGRRPRLHSDLVQAVHLVSFTKTPQGGRIELRPRPDAPRDLAAQLTALLAETTGLRWIVALSNAPGEPTIAEQSRAAAADGLEAARTHPLVQAIFTVFPEAEIRALRDSALDDYGLPPTALAEAEEDGRDFAPPDAEGVTLDDLDDQPQDPDP
- a CDS encoding DUF1217 domain-containing protein, translated to MLDGIGSALAWTIFQRQGEALQDRFEAQKDNTRDVARFREMAAKITSVEELLKDRRSLSMVLEAFQLEDEIDKKALLRKLMTQDPGAETSLANRLTDSRYRQLAAAFGGRTDAPLGKAALVDSLIDKALTNRFEKAAGDGNAGLREALYFKRQIGDVTSIAGLMGDKALTAVVKGALNLPDSFGLLDYDQQKAILTKRVDTGDFSDPKAVRKMVQRYLTAQDASSTSQSPVLSLFNGDGGTSGLMSLIGRKLSVSL
- a CDS encoding YbaB/EbfC family nucleoid-associated protein, which codes for MKNLSQMLKQAQSMQAKMQEMQAKLEAETIEGQAGAGMVKVTLSGKGDMKRVAIDPSLMAAEEREVLEDLLIAAHADAKAKVEAMMAEEMQKATAGLNIPGMGGGLGGFKLPF
- a CDS encoding flagellar biosynthesis regulator FlaF, which encodes MSVSRYARNQDASASPRDIELRAFRYVNGLLAAAPERGAARAVALNKAYRLWSILLADLLGPGNGLEPGLKGKLVSLGLWAQRECLARTEDAAGLEPLVALHRDMIEALESQPHHAAPAARPAAAFVPAVA
- a CDS encoding branched-chain amino acid ABC transporter permease — protein: MAYALVQLLNALSFSALLLLTGLGLSVVLSLMNFLNLAHGSFYLLGSYVAILWFASGAPWWLAFPAAFLATGLAGALLERTLFRRFYGRTHLMQVLLTYGLSVVFADLMRWGFGAQILSPTLPEALQGVVFLLDMPFPVYRLFLIAAGTVLALLLWLLLDHTLWGAAIRASVDDRGVVETLGLDTGRLFTAVSVLATGLGGISGALGAGMLAAYPGLDEEVLILALVTVVVGGLGTFRGTVASALVVGFTLTFSRVWFPEFANVAAFSAMAVLLLLRPQGLVAPRLRQV
- a CDS encoding branched-chain amino acid ABC transporter permease; amino-acid sequence: MLAAPALLADGYQLRFLAEILILGTAVLSLDLLVGFGGLVSLGHAAVFGTAAYAAALTALALGGELPVVLAAGILTGIAMGGAMGLVIARTSSLFLLILTLLLGQIAWEVAFHWRAVAGGADGLRGLPALSLGPWGLGDARALYLLSGGLALAGWGVARSFVVAPVGRALVGAREQPVRMAALGYDLPRLRLLAMLAAGGIAGAAGALHPFVNLYIGPQSLHWTLSATLIVMLVIGGVGSLWGAYLGCAVYLTIQTHLSSYTERWQLVVGLVFVATVLLLPEGLASGLRHLARRLWGSGPA